From a region of the Alnus glutinosa chromosome 1, dhAlnGlut1.1, whole genome shotgun sequence genome:
- the LOC133871667 gene encoding uncharacterized protein LOC133871667, with product MAANSEKPSFETFQLFSSSDKSGLGFLDSPETPLPPPPPCVEVLSSEISSSVKYTVEPVNLGELTLLKGRVNTQEVFGLSNSDLVPGKYEGGLKIWEGSLDLVKALCSEVRNGNLSFSEKRVLELGCGHGLPGIFACLEGAAVVHFQDFNAEVIRCLTIPNVNANLSGKNKPLATNAKNSGGEVRFFAGDWSEIHKLLPPVQDNENDLHYSSGHSQVAGYDIVLMAETVYSISTLQSLFELIKKSTSCPHGVVYMAAKKHYFGVGGGTRRFLSLVEKDGVMAANLVAEVADGSSNVREVWKLSFR from the exons ATGGCGGCAAACTCGGAG AAACCAAGTTTCGAAACGTTTCAATTATTCTCATCTTCGGACAAGTCGGGTCTAGGGTTTCTTGATTCTCCAGAAACGCCTCTCCCTCCTCCACCTCCTTGCGTCGAAGTACTTTCCTCTGAG ATATCGTCTTCTGTGAAGTACACTGTGGAGCCTGTGAACTTGGGGGAACTTACTTTGCTCAAG GGCCGGGTTAATACTCAAGAGGTTTTCGGTTTATCCAACTCCGATTTAGTCCCGGGGAAATATGAAG GGGGCCTGAAGATATGGGAAGGTTCACTGGATCTAGTTAAAGCCCTTTGCTCAGAGGTTAGAAATGGCAATTTGTCATTCAGCGAAAAGCGAGTTTTAGAG CTTGGATGTGGTCATGGACTTCCAGGGATCTTTGCGTGTCTTGAG GGTGCAGCTGTTGTTCATTTTCAGGACTTCAATGCTGAGGTCATACGTTGTCTAACCATTCCCAACGTAAATGCAAATCTTTCAGGAAAAAATAAACCTTTAGCAACAAACGCGAAAAATTCTGGTGGTGAAGTTCGTTTCTTTGCTGGTGACTGGAGTGAAATCCATAAACTTCTTCCTCCTGTACAAGACAATGAGAATGATCTACACTATAGTTCAGGGCACAGTCAAGTTGCTGGTTATGATATTGTTTTAATGGCAGAAACGGTTTACTCAATCTCCACTCTCCAAAGCCTTTTTGAACTTATCAAGaag AGCACAAGCTGTCCTCATGGGGTTGTTTACATGGCAGCAAAGAAACATTATTTTGGAGTAGGTGGGGGAACACGGCGGTTCCTATCTCTGGTAGAGAAAGATG GTGTTATGGCTGCTAACCTGGTTGCTGAAGTTGCAGATGGTTCATCTAATGTCCGAGAGGTATGGAAGCTTTCATTTAGGTAG